The Ancylobacter sp. SL191 nucleotide sequence CGGCCTTGTGGCTGATGACGTGGTCGGCACTGTGCGCATCCATGAAGCCGAGCCCGGTGTGTGGTGGGGCTCGCGCCTTGCCGTTGCGGAAGACTATCGCAAGGTCGGGCCGCTCGGCGCGGCGCTGATCCGGCTCGCCGTCTCGTCCGCCCATGCGCGCGGCTGCACCCGCTTCCTCGCTCATGTGCAGAGCCAGAACGGCCTGCTGTTCCGCCGCCTGCACTGGAACATCGTCGAGGAGAAGGAGCTGCATGGCCGCCCGCATCTGCTCATGCAGGCGGACCTCGCTCATTACCCGCCAATCCTCGATGCCGAGACCGGCTTCCATGCGCTGGCGCGGGCTGGCAGCGTGCGGAGGGCGGCATGAGCGCGTGCGCGGGCCTGCCGCTCGGCCCGGACGCCTTTGCCGGCATCGTCGCCAAGTTGCGGGCGTCGGCCGGCATGGCGGCCAAGGCCGACATTGCGCTCGCCGCCGCGCGGCTGGGGATTGGCGGCACGAGTGACATACGCGTGGGCGACGATTGCGCCGCCATTCCCGACGGCGAGGGCTGGCTGCTTCTCGCCATCGAAGGCTTCATGAATGAGTTCGTCGCCGGCGATCCGTGGTTCGCCGGCTGGTGCGGGGTGATGGTCAACCTCTCCGACATCGCCGCCATGGGTGGGCGCCCGCTTGCCGTGGTCGATGCGGTGTGGGCAGCGGGCGAGGACGAGGCCGCGCCGGTGCTGGCGGGCCTGCGCGCGGCTTCCGAGCGCTTCGGCGTGCCGGTGGTCGGTGGTCACACCAATCTCAAGACCGATCGCGGCCAGCTTTCCGTTGCGATTCTCGGCCGGGCCAAGCGCCTGCTGACCTCCTTCGATGCGCAGCCGGGCGAGACGCTGATCGCCGCCATCGATTTGCGCGGGCGCTACCGCGAACCCTTCGCCAATTGGGAAGCCGCCACCGACGCCCCGGCCGAGCGGCTGCGCGGCGACCTTGCTTTGCTGCCGATGATCGCCGAGGCGGGCCTCTCCCGCGCCGCCAAGGACATCAGCCAAGGCGGCGTCGTCGGCACCAGCGCCATGCTGGCGGAAGCCTCGGGCGTGGGGATCGAGATCGACCTTGCCCGCGTGCCGGCGCCCGACGGCGTCGATCCCGCGCACTGGCTGATGAGTTTCCCGAGCTACGGTTACCTGCTCACCGCCAGTGACGATAATTTGCCGGCAATCATCCGAGCCTTCCACGCCCGCGGCATTTCTGCCGCCGCGATCGGGCGGGTCACCGCGGATCGCCGGGTGACCGTGGTGAATGGCCCGGCGCGCGAGACCATCTGGGACTTCGCCGCTCGCCCGCTCATCGGTTGCGGTCCCCTCGCACCCCGCGCGGAGGATGCGGCATGAGTGCCTCCCGCCCGCTGCGCATCGCCATCCTCGCCCATTCCACCAATCCGCGCGGCGGCGTCGTCCATGCGCTGGAGCTGGGCGATGCGCTGACCCGGCTCGGCCATGAGGCGGTGGTCCATGCCCCCGATGCCAAGGGCGCCGGCTTCTTCCGCCCGACGCTGTGCGGCACGGTGAGCGTGCCCGCCTCGCCCGTCGGGACGGATGTGACGGAGATGGTGCGCATCCGCATGGCGGATTATGTGCGCCATTTCGAGGCACCCGCCCATCGGCGCTTCGACGTGTTCCACGCGCAGGACGGCATTTCCGGCAATGCGCTGGCGACGCTTCACGAGCGTGGCCTCATCCCCGGTTTTGCCCGCACCGTCCACCATGTCGATGATTTCCGCGATCCGGCGCTGGCCGAGCTTCAACGCCGCGCCATCGTCGCGGCGGACCGGCATTTCGTGGTGAGCCATCTCTGGCAGGGCAAGCTCGCCGTCCTGTTCGGCCTCGCGCCCGATCTCGTCGGCAATGGCATTGACACCGCTCGCTTCACCCCCGCGCCGGATGGCCGGGAGGCGGGGCTCGCCCGCACGCTCGGCCTCGGCGCCGGCCCGATCATCCTCAGCGTCGGCGGCGTGGAGGAGCGCAAGAACACGCTCGCCATGCTGGAGGGCTTCATCCAGCTGCGCGCGCTGCACCCACGCGCGCAGTTCGTCATCGCCGGCGGGGCGAGCGTGCTCGATCACCACGCCTATCAGGCGGCGTTCGCCGCGCGCCTTGCCGCCTCCGGCCTGCCCGGCGACGCGGTGATCCGCACCGGCGCGCTGGCGCAGGCTGACATGCCCACTCTCTACCGCCTCGCCGATGTGCTGGCCTTCGCCTCGCTCAATGAAGGCTTCGGCCTCGTCGCCCTGGAGGCCATGGCCTGCGGCATCCCCACCGTCGTCTCGCGCCTCGCGCCCTTCACCGAGCATATCGGCGAGGAGGAGACGGTGTGGTGCGACCCGCTCAATCCCGCCTCCATCGCCAATGCGCTCGCCGCCGCGCTGGTGCCGGAACTCGCCGCCCGCCTTGCCACGCAGGGCCCGCGCGCGGCGGCGCGGCATGACTGGCTCACCGTCGCCCGCGCTCACCTTCCCGCCTACCGCGCTCTTGCCGCGGTGACGCCTGCGGAGATGCACCATGCCTGAGATGACCTTCACCATCCGTTGGCCCGATGGCACGCGCGAGCCGTGCTACTCGCCCTCGCTCATCATCAAGGACTATCTGACGCCGGGCGAGACCTATGCGCTCGACGATTTCCTAACCCGCTCCCGCACCGCGCTGATGATCGCCAGCGAGCGGGTGGAGGCGAAATACGGCTTCCCCTGTTCACGCGCCCTCGGGCAGCTCGCCCGGCTGGAAAGCGCCGGCCGCTCTTTTTCCACGCAATCGGAGGCCCGCGTCGCCGTCGAATCCTTCGACGCGTGAGCGCCGCCTCGCGGAGACACCCGCATGAATGAGAACCGCATCGAGCATCATCCGGTCGTCATCGTCGGCGGCGGCCAGGCGGGGCTGTCGGCCTCCTACCATCTGCGCCAGCGCGGCATCGTTCATCTGGTGCTGGAGAAGAACCGGGCGATGCACGCCTGGGAGAGCCAGCGCTGGGACAATTTCTGCCTGGTGACGCCGAACTGGCAATGCGACCTGCCTGGCCACCCCTATGACGGGCCGGAGCCGGACGGCTTCATGAAGAAGGACGAGATCCGCGCCTATCTCGCCGGCTTCCGCGCCAAGGTCGACCCGCCGATCCGCGAGGGGGTGAGCGTGCGCCGCGTCGCGCCGCGCGCGGAGGGCGGCTTCCTCATCTCAACCAGCGCCGGCGATTTCAGCGCCGACCATGTCATCGCCGCCTCGGGCGGCTATCACGAGCCGATCATTCCGCGCATGGCCGAGCGCCTGCCCGCCTCCATCGCCCAGATCCACTCGGCGGAGTACCGCAACGCCGACCAACTGCCGCCCGGCGCGGTGCTGGTGGTTGGCTCCGGCCAGTCGGGCGCGCAGATCGCCGAGGATCTCCACCTTGCCGGCCGCAAGGTGCATCTGGCGGTGGGGGACGCCCCGCGCTGCGCCCGCGTCTACCGCGGCCGCGACGTCGTCACCTGGCTCGCCGACATGGGCTATTACGACATGCCGGTGGAGAAGCACCCGCTGCGCGAGGGCGTGCGCGACAACACCAACCATTATGTCACCGGCCGCGATGGCGGGCGCGACATCGACCTGCGCAAATTCGCGCTGGAGGGCATGGAGCTGTACGGCGTCCTCCGCGATTTCGACGGCGGTTCGCTGCTGTTCGAGGAAAACCTCCGGCAGGCGCTGGATGATGCCGACCGCACCTATAACGGCATCAACGCCGCCATCGACAAGCACATCACTGATAACGCCATCACCGCCCCGCCGCCCAGTGTCTATACGCCGGTGTGGGACCCGCCGGCCGAGCGCGGCACGCTCGATCTCGCCGGCTCGGGGATCACTGCCATTGTCTGGTGCATCGGCTTCCGCCCGGATTTCCGCTGGCTGGACGCGCCCGTCTTCAACGGCGCCGGCCACCCGCAGCACCGGCGCGGGGTGACGGCGCGCGAGGGGCTGTACTTCCTTGGCCTGCCCTGGCTGCACACCTGGGGTTCCGGCCGCTTCGGCAGTGTCGGGCGCGACGCGGCGTTCCTGGTCGATCACATCGCCGCGCGGCTCGCCCGCGCCGGGCAGGACAGCGCGGCATGAACCGACCACTGGGGCCGCTGGAGCTCGACGAGGCCATCCCTGCCGCTGCGCCGGGACGCCTCGCGCGTCAGGTGACGGGCGAGGTCTCGCTCATCCTCGGCATGCCGCAGCTCTCGCTCGCGGGCCTTTCGGAGAGCTGGCTGCTCAAGGAGCTCGGCCATCGCCACTGGATGCTGCTGGCGGAGATGGCCGGGCGCGCCGTGCCGGACTTCCGTGACGGCGATGGGGCGCCGGTCTATGCCGCCTTCTGCGCATTGTCGGTCACCCAGGCCGCCTTCGATTCGCTGGGGGAGAATGACCGTCTGGTCATCCGCTCCAGCCTGCGGCGTATCTCCCGGACCCAATGCGCCAGCCGACACCGCCTGCTGCGGCAGGGCGTCTGTCTCGGCGAGGTCGAGCTGGTCTCGGTCTTCGTCCGGCGTAGCAGCGGCGGGAGCAACCATGCCGTCGCCCGCGTGGCGCTGGACGGCTTCCCGCCCGTGATCGACGCGCCGAGCGAGCTCGCCACCCGTGCGGCGGATCTGCGAGCGGCCCGGCTCGATACGCATTTCGGCTTCGATCTCGCGAGCCCGGAAGGGGAAGGCCGATTCGAGATCGACCCCTGCCCGGCGCAGGATTTCAACGGCGCGGGCTTTCTCTACTTCTCCAGCTTCGTCGGTTTTCTCGACCGGGCGGAGTGGCATTTCGACGGCCGTCGCGCGCCACGTGCCGTCACGCGCCGGCGCGAGGTGTTCTTTCACGGCAATGTCGATCCCGGCGAGCGGATCGTCGTGCGCTGGCTCGCGGCGCGGCGTGGGGAGGGCGTTCTGCTGCATCGCTGCCGGCTGGAACGGGCGAGCGACGGGGCGCGCCTGGCCGACGCCTTCACCGAGCGGGCGGTGTGAGCGGCCCGCGGGGAGTTTTCCACCGGCCGTCATCGGTCTGTGAGAAAAGCTGAAAAACCCCGTTGCAATCCGCCCGAGGCTGGGGCATAGAGACGGCCCGTTCGGGGGCGCCGGCAAGACCGGGGCTTCAGAACACGGAGCGAGCGGGTGTAGCTCAGGGGTAGAGCACAACCTTGCCAAGGTTGGGGTCGTGGGTTCGAATCCCATCGCCCGCTCCAAATTTTCCCAAAGAAAATCAAATGCTTAGCAAGCGCCCTTCGGGGCGCTTTTTGCTTACTGGGGCCAGTTTGGTCGGCCTGGTAAGCGCTCGGTCAGCTTGTCAGGCAAAGCCTTGGCGAGCTCCAGCGTAGCTGACGGCCCGTTCGAGGCAGCGCTGAGAAACCAGGCGGCCGGGCGCGATGGCTGGGCCGTCGATGATCACCTGCGGCAAGGGGCCTGGTCGACCGCCTTATGGCCGGCGAGAATGTCCGCCAAGGATCTGAACCCCCGAAGACGCGTGCTACAGATTGCGGTCAATCAGATGCTGCAGGTTTGTGGACAGGGCCATCGGCTACGCCGTGACCCGTCAGGAAGAGTCTCAATCCTCGGAGGACGAAGAGCATCTTATCAAGAAGCTCTTGTCGGCGGACGCCACCTCTCCGCGCGGGCGCACTCTGTTCGCTCCGATGCAGGACATCCACGGGAATGGTGGGGCAGCAGGCGGCGCCCCGCCGTCGGGAAGCTGATGTTCTTCAGCCAATGGACACCTACCGCATGTCGAACAGCTCCTGGTGAAAACGCTTCTGCACTGGGAAGCCTTCTCGTGCGAAATCTCGCCTCAGGGCTGCCCCGAAGTCGGCAGGGCCGCAGAACCAGAGGCTCGCCTCGCGCCAGTCTGCCACGGCGTCGCGAATGCGCGCGCCGGTCAACCGGCCGTCACGCGCGCTGACCAGCAGGTGCAGGCGCACATTGGCGGAACTCGCGTCTTCACTGAGCCTGGCGAGTGCCAACTCGTCCACGTCGCCGGTGGCGTGGAACAGGTTGATGCTCTGGCCCGGCGGCCAGTCAGGCGTCCCGTCGCGCATGGCCATGTGCTTCATGCGCGCGATGAACGGGGTGATGCCGATGCCGCCGCCGATCCATATCTGGTGGCGGCAATCGTCGTCGAAGGTGAAGCAGCCATAGGGGCCCTCGACTCGCACCTCCTGACCCATTTTGAGCCTTTCCTTGAGACGGTTGGTGTGGTCACCCAGTTCCTTGGTTATGAAGGTGATCCGCGGGTGGTCTGGATGCCAGTCCGATGCAATGGTGTAGGGATGCGCTCCTTCGGAGGCGTCCGACATGGCGAAGGCGAACTGGCCCGCCCGATGCCCCGGCCATCCGGCGGACATATCAATGATGGTTTCGAGCGCCTTCACGCCCGGATAATAGGTAAGCTCCGCAATCCGCCCACTGACCTGCCGTGCGGCGCCGACCTGACGCAGCAGCACCACGCCCGCGGCGAATGTCCCGCCGGCCATCAGCAGGGTCATTGCGGCGCCGAGTGGCGTGAGCCAATCGGCGAAGTTCAGGAGTATCACCGTGTGGAAGACGAGCAACAGATAAGCGATCGCAACCAGCCGGTGGGTTTTGTAGAACCAGCGATAGGGCACGACGCGAATCAGTGCCAACGCGATCAGCACCACGGCCGCGTAGAAGGCCCATTCGCCGACGCTCTCGGCGGTGCCGCGCAGGCTGGCGAAAAAAGCCTCGGTCGGGTCCGAGATAGGCGCACGTGGGGCGCGGGCGGGTCTCTCCAGAAGCCCCCAGTTCCCGGCCCATTTCGGTCCCTTCGCCCATAGCCAGTGAATCACGGCGACCACGAGGACGGTGACACCGAGCCATTTGTGGAGGCGGTACATCTTGTCGAGCCCGCCCATCCAGCGCTCGGGCCAGCGGGGGCGCAGCGCCAGCATCATCGCCACGCTCATGGCCGCAATGGCGAGGACGCCCGTGTATTGAACGGCCGCCGACCGCAGCGCGAAGAAGCCATTCGGCTGAAATACTCCAGGCTCCGCTGCGATCCACAGAACGGACATGAGAGCGATGATGCCGAAAAGGGTGAGCTTGATATGCCGCACGGGTCCGGCTCCCATTCGCGCCGCAGCGGATCGCCATCGACCCTGCCCCGGCAACTCCTTCGATTGAACGCTTGAAAACGAAGGATGGCGCATTGAGCCGGCGCCATAATTGGTCTTACGTTCGGACTATCCACCTCTGAGCTTGTCAGCTGCCCAGAGCAGCGCGCCGGCCAGTTCCTCCGCCGTGAGCGCGTCGGCGCCGGTGGCAATCACCAGATCGCCGAGCTGCTGTACCTTGCGGGTCTTGAGCTGTCGTGCCCTGTCCTCAAGCGCCTTCAGTTCCGCATCGACGTCACGTGGCTTGCGCATGGTCCTCTCCATCAGCAGTCGATGGAGCGATGATAGTTGAGCGGGTTACGGATGGCTGTAATGTTGCCGGGACAGACTGGGATGGCCTCGTCACTGCCGAGAGTTTTTCGAGGGAGGGCGCGCTAATACGTCGTTCCGATGTGCGCTTCGCCATGCTGATGTTCGGATCGCGAATGGCGATCTATCATCTTCACGTCAAGGTCATCGGCCGCAAAGCCGGCTCGAGTGCGGTGACGTCCGCTGCTGCGCGCCGAACTCCCGCCGCGCTGATCCGAGAGACACACAGCGTCTGTGCGGTCGGCACGGGCGGCGGCCGCGGCTTGCCGTTGATGGTCAGGGTGCTGCCGCACCGCGAGATGGACCCTGCCCCCGCCCGCAGGGGGCGGGGGCTTCTGCGCGTCAGCCGGCGTGGGTCGGCGCGGCGTCCGCCACCAGCGGCGCGGCGGTTGGTGTGGAGGGCGGCGTATCCCGGCGGATGCGGAACCACGTCACATAGAGCGCCGGCAGGAACAGCAGGGTGAGAACCGTGCCGACCACGATGCCGCCCATCATGGCGTAGGCCATCGGCCCCCAGAACACCTCGCGCGAGATCGGGATCAGCGCCAGCGTTGCGGCGGCGGCGGTGAGCAGGATGGGCCGCATCCGGTGCTCCGTCGCCTCGATCACCGCCTCCCAGGGCGCCACGCCGGTACTGCGCATCTCCTCGATCTGCACGACGAGGATGACCGAGTTCCGGATCAGGATGCCGATCAGGGCGAGCACGCCGAGCAGGGCGACGAAGCCGAGCGGGGCATTGCTGGCGAGCAGGGCGATGACCACGCCGATCAGCGCCAGCGGCGCCACCGAGAACACCAGGAACAGGCGGTGGAAGCTCTGGAGCTGGATCATCAGCAGAGTCGCCATGATGAAGAGCATGATCGGCGCCACGGCGGCGATCGGGCCCTGCGACTTGGCGCTTTCCTCCACCGCGCCGCCCACCTGCACGTGGTAGCCGACCGGCAGGCTCTTGCGGAACGCCTCGACCTGGGGGGCGAGGGCGTCGACGATGGTGGCGGGCTGCGTCGCGCCGGTGATACCCGCCTTGATGGTGATGGTCGGGATGCGGTCGCGCCGCCAGATGGTGGGCTGTTCGAGCTCGTAATGGAAGGTGGCGAGCGAGGACAGCGGCACCGCTTCCCCGCTGGTGCTGGGGAGTTGGAGGTTGAGCAGCGTGTCGATGGATCCGCGTTCCGTCGCCTGGGCGCGGCCGATCACGTCGATCAGATAGATGTCGTCGCGCACCTGCGTGGCGGAGGAGCCCTCCACGATGCTGTTGAGCGCGGTGGCGATGTCCTGCGAGGACACGCCGAGCTGGCGTGCCTTGTCCTGGAGCACCTCCACCTTCACCACCCGCGCGGGCTCGTTCCAGTTCATCGACATGTTCCGCAGCCGCGGATCGCTGCCCATGACGGCGCTGAACTTCTGCGCGAGGTCGCGCACTGTCTGGAGGTCCGGGCCTGAGATCCGGTACTGCACCGGCTTGCCGACGGGCGGGCCGATGTCGAGCAGCTTCACATAGGCGTCGGTGCCCGGAAACGTCTTCTGCAGATAGGCCTGCAGCTCGCCCTTGAGCTTGTCGCGGGCTTCGAGGCTCTTGGTCAGGATGACCATTTCGCCGAAGGCGATGTCGTCGGGCTGGACGTCGAAAGACAGGATGAAGCGCGGCGCGCCCCGGCCGACATAGGTCGACCAGTGCTCGATGGCAGGATTGCCCGCGAGCATCTCCTTCTCGAACTGCGCCATCTGCCGGTCGGTCTCCTGGATCGAGCTGTTCTGCGGCAGGTTCCAGTCGACGATCAGCTCGGGGCGGTCCGAGCTCGGGAAGAACTGCTGCTGCACCAGCGACATGCCGGCGACCGAGGCGACGAAGGCGAGGACGGTGAGGATGATCGTCACCCAGCGCCATCTCAGGCAGAGCCGCAGCAGGTTTGCGAAGCCCCGGGTGAACCAGCCCTTGTGCTCGGCATGCTTCTTCATCGTGGCCGGCAGGATGGTCACGCCGAGCAGCGGGGTGAACAGCACGGCCACGACCCAGGAGACGATGAGCGAGACGGCGATGACGACGAACAGCGTGAAGGTGAATTCACCGGCGGCGCTGCTGTTGAGGCCGACGGGAATGAAACTCGCCACTGTCACCAGCGTGCCGGTGAGCATGGGGAAGGCGGTGGAGGTATAGACATGGGTGGCGGCCTTGCGCAGGCTGTCGCCCACCTCCAGCCGCGCCACCATCATCTCCACCGCGATCATCGCGTCGTCGACCAGAAGGCCGAGGGCGATGATGAGCGCGCCGAGCGAGATGCGCTGGAGCGAGATGCCCGAATAGGCCATCACGAGGAAGGTGATGGCCAGCACCAGCGGGATGGAGATGGCGACAACAAGACCGGCCCGGAAGCCCAGGCTGATGAAGGAGATCGCCAGCACGATGACGATGGCCTCGAACAGTGCCCGCGTGAAGCCGGAAACCGCTTCGTCGACGACGGCCGGCTGGTCGGAGACGCGCTCGACGGTGACGCCGATCGGCAGGTCGCTGACGACGCGCGCCATGGTCTCATCGAGCGCGGTGCCGAAGGCCAGCAGGTTGCTGCCGGTTTTCATGCCGACGGCGAGGCCGATGGCCGGCTGGCCGTTGAAGCGGAACAGCGTGCTCGGCGGGTCGGCATAGCCGCGCGTGATGGTGGCGACGTCGGTGAGCGGGAAGAACCGGTCATTCACCCGCAGATTGATCGCCCGCAGGCTTTCCTCCGAGGTGAAGCGGCCGCCGACGCGGATGGCGATGCGCTCGGGCCCGGCCTGGATCACGCCGGACTGGGTGACGTTGTTCTGCTCCTGCAACGTCGTCAGGATCGCCGACTGGTCGATGCCGAGCGCGGCGGTCTTGCGGGTGGAGAATTCGAGATAGATCGCCTCGTCCTGCGCGCCGACAATGTCGACCTTGCCGACATTCGGCACGGTCAGCACCTTGGTGCGGGCGTCCTCGACGAGATCGCGCAGCTCGCGCTGGCTCAGCCCGTCGCTGGTGAAGGCGAAGATGTTGCCATAGACGTCGCCGAAGCTGTCGTTGAAGAACGGCCCGACCACGCCGGAGGGAAAATTGCCCTCGACATCGGCCACCATGTTGCGCACGCGCATCCAGATCGCCGGCACATCCTTGGCCTTGGTAGTCGGCAGCAGATCGACGAAGATGATCGTCTGGCCGGCCGTCGTCAGGCTTCGGGTGTGCTCGAGCGATTCGAGTTCCTGCAGCTTCTTCTCGATGCGGTCGGTCACCTGCTCGGTGACCTCCTGCGCGGAGGCACCCGGCCAGCTCGCCTGGATGATCATCGTCTTGATGGTGAAGTCGGGATCTTCCTCCCGGCCGAGGCTGAGATAGGCGAAGGTTCCCGCCAGGGCGAAGACGATCATGAAGTACCAGACGAGCGAACGGTGTTCGAGCGCCCAGTCCGAAAGGTTGAAGGTCTTCACCGGGTCGTCTCCTGGCTGAGCCTGATCTTCTGTCCGTCGGCGAGCTGGTGCACGCCGGCCAGGACCACTTCGTCACCGTCGGTAAGGCCGGTCAGCACCCGGAAATGTCCGGTCGCCGCGTCGGGCTGGAGCTGCACGGGGCGCCGCGCGACGCTCTGGCTGGTTCTGTCGACCACCCAGACATAGGTCGCGCCGTCCTGCGTCAGCACGGCGCGCGCGGGCACGCTGATGCCGGCGCTTGCTGCCTCGTCGGGCCAGGCGGTGACGACGGAGCCGAAGCGGAAGGCGTCCGGCGGTGTGTCGAGGGCGATCTTCACCCGGTAGCTGCGGGTATTGGAGTCCGCCTGCGGGGCGATTTCGCGCAGCACGCCATGCGCCTTGACCGAGGGGTCGAGCTGCAGGGCAATGGTCCAGGGCTGGCCAAGCTTGAGCGCGCCGTGCCGGGCCTCCGACACGTCGATCACCACGTCGCGGTCGGCGAGGCGGGCGACACGCACCACGGCCTGGCCGGCGGTGACCACCTGGCCGACTTCCGCCGAGGTGGCGGTGACGATGCCGTCGAACTCGGCCAGCAGCTTGGCGTAGCCGAGCTGCTCGCGGGCCTTGTCGAGGCTCGCCTGCGTCTGGGCCTGATTGGCCTGCGCCGTCTTCAGCTCCTGCTCGGCGAGATCGAAATCGGCGGCACTGCCGGCATTGGTGGCGGCGAGCGTCTTCTTGCGCTGCTCATTGACGGTCGCGTTCTCGAGCGTGGCCTGCGCGTTGCGCAGGTCGGCCTCGGCGCTGGTCACCGCCATCTTCAGCGCGAGCGGGTCGAGCTCGCCGATCAGCTGGCCCTTGGTGACGAGATCGCCGGTGTCCACGTCGCGCGCGATGATGCGGCCCAGCGTGCGGAACGCCAGATCGGTCTCGACGCGCGGCTGCACCGTGCCGGCAGAGCCGGCGCCGGTGAAGGCCTCGGTCTTCACCACCATGGATTTCACCGGGCGGACCGCGGTTTCCTGCGCGGGGGGCGGGGAATCGCACCCGGCGAGCACGGCGAGGGCGCCGATCAGCGTGGCTCCCTGCATCCAGCGGGTGAGGGTCATGGCACGTTCTCCCAGGTAACCGGCTGGCCGTCGCGCAGGAACTGGCCACCTTGCGTGACCACGAGTTCGGCCGGCTTCACGCCGTCTGCGATCACCACCTCGCCGGTGCGGTAAAGGGCGACCTTGACCCGCCGCAGCGCCACCAGCTTGGTCTGGGGATCGATGATCCACACCGCCGGCTGGCCGCGCTCGGAGGTCAGGGCGCTCCATGGCACGACGACGCCGCTGCGCGGCGCGGCGCGGAACTCGCCCTTCACCGGCGTGCCGAGCGACCATTGCGCGCTGTCGGGCAGCGTCACCTTCACCCGGATCGTCCCGGTGCTGGTGTCGAGCGCCGGCGAGACCTCGCGCACGCGGGTGCGGACCCGCTCGGTGGAGTCGATCGGCGCGACATCGACATCCGGGATCGGCGGGCCGTCGAGGAACATGGCCTCGAACACGTTGAACTCGGCGTCGCGCGGCCCGTCATGGGCGAGCGTCAGCGCGGCCTGCGCGGCGGAGACGACCTGCCCGACCTCGATGTTGCGGGCGGTGATGATGCCGTCGGCATCCGCCTTCAGTTCGGTATAGGCGAGCTCGTCCTCGGAGGTGGCAAGGTTGGCCTTGGCGGTCTCCTCCGAGCCCTGCGCCGTTACCAGATCCTCCTTCGCCTGATCGAAGGTGGCCTGCGAGATCGCCTTCGACTGGAGCAGGGTCTGGTAGCGGTCGAAGGCCAGTTTCTTCTGGACGCGGGTGGCCTGCGCCGATTGCAGCTTGGCGCGGGAGATTTCCACCTCCGCCCGCTGCTCGGTGTTGTCGATGCGGGCGAGCACGTCGCCCTTGCGCACATGGTTGCCGACATCCGTCAGCAATTCGGTGACGCGGCCGCTGGTGCGGAAGGACAGGTCCGACTGGATCCGCGCCGCGATCGACCCGGTGATGTCGATCGAGGGCTGGTAGTCGGTGACGGCGGCCGCCACCGCGCGCACGTCCCGTGGGGCCTCAACCACGGCGCCGGACACGGGATCGCCGGCGCGCGCCGCCCCGACGGGGGGCAGGAGCGCGGCGCAGATCAGGACGAGCGGAAACGGTCGCATGGACGCTCCATAGGTAATTACGCGTTGCCTTATTTCATTGACTTTCACGTCAGTCAATGAAAAGATTCCGGGTATGGCAGGCAGGAGGCGTGGGATGGCGATCCAGAAGCGGCCGAAGCTCTCGCGGGCGGAGCAGAAGGCGCGGCGTCCGGGGGAAATTCTCGAGGCGGCGTTCGACGAGTTCGCGGAGAAGGGCTTCGCGGCCACCCGCGTCGAGGACGTGGCCGCG carries:
- a CDS encoding efflux RND transporter permease subunit, which gives rise to MKTFNLSDWALEHRSLVWYFMIVFALAGTFAYLSLGREEDPDFTIKTMIIQASWPGASAQEVTEQVTDRIEKKLQELESLEHTRSLTTAGQTIIFVDLLPTTKAKDVPAIWMRVRNMVADVEGNFPSGVVGPFFNDSFGDVYGNIFAFTSDGLSQRELRDLVEDARTKVLTVPNVGKVDIVGAQDEAIYLEFSTRKTAALGIDQSAILTTLQEQNNVTQSGVIQAGPERIAIRVGGRFTSEESLRAINLRVNDRFFPLTDVATITRGYADPPSTLFRFNGQPAIGLAVGMKTGSNLLAFGTALDETMARVVSDLPIGVTVERVSDQPAVVDEAVSGFTRALFEAIVIVLAISFISLGFRAGLVVAISIPLVLAITFLVMAYSGISLQRISLGALIIALGLLVDDAMIAVEMMVARLEVGDSLRKAATHVYTSTAFPMLTGTLVTVASFIPVGLNSSAAGEFTFTLFVVIAVSLIVSWVVAVLFTPLLGVTILPATMKKHAEHKGWFTRGFANLLRLCLRWRWVTIILTVLAFVASVAGMSLVQQQFFPSSDRPELIVDWNLPQNSSIQETDRQMAQFEKEMLAGNPAIEHWSTYVGRGAPRFILSFDVQPDDIAFGEMVILTKSLEARDKLKGELQAYLQKTFPGTDAYVKLLDIGPPVGKPVQYRISGPDLQTVRDLAQKFSAVMGSDPRLRNMSMNWNEPARVVKVEVLQDKARQLGVSSQDIATALNSIVEGSSATQVRDDIYLIDVIGRAQATERGSIDTLLNLQLPSTSGEAVPLSSLATFHYELEQPTIWRRDRIPTITIKAGITGATQPATIVDALAPQVEAFRKSLPVGYHVQVGGAVEESAKSQGPIAAVAPIMLFIMATLLMIQLQSFHRLFLVFSVAPLALIGVVIALLASNAPLGFVALLGVLALIGILIRNSVILVVQIEEMRSTGVAPWEAVIEATEHRMRPILLTAAAATLALIPISREVFWGPMAYAMMGGIVVGTVLTLLFLPALYVTWFRIRRDTPPSTPTAAPLVADAAPTHAG
- a CDS encoding efflux RND transporter periplasmic adaptor subunit; the encoded protein is MTLTRWMQGATLIGALAVLAGCDSPPPAQETAVRPVKSMVVKTEAFTGAGSAGTVQPRVETDLAFRTLGRIIARDVDTGDLVTKGQLIGELDPLALKMAVTSAEADLRNAQATLENATVNEQRKKTLAATNAGSAADFDLAEQELKTAQANQAQTQASLDKAREQLGYAKLLAEFDGIVTATSAEVGQVVTAGQAVVRVARLADRDVVIDVSEARHGALKLGQPWTIALQLDPSVKAHGVLREIAPQADSNTRSYRVKIALDTPPDAFRFGSVVTAWPDEAASAGISVPARAVLTQDGATYVWVVDRTSQSVARRPVQLQPDAATGHFRVLTGLTDGDEVVLAGVHQLADGQKIRLSQETTR
- a CDS encoding efflux RND transporter periplasmic adaptor subunit, with protein sequence MRPFPLVLICAALLPPVGAARAGDPVSGAVVEAPRDVRAVAAAVTDYQPSIDITGSIAARIQSDLSFRTSGRVTELLTDVGNHVRKGDVLARIDNTEQRAEVEISRAKLQSAQATRVQKKLAFDRYQTLLQSKAISQATFDQAKEDLVTAQGSEETAKANLATSEDELAYTELKADADGIITARNIEVGQVVSAAQAALTLAHDGPRDAEFNVFEAMFLDGPPIPDVDVAPIDSTERVRTRVREVSPALDTSTGTIRVKVTLPDSAQWSLGTPVKGEFRAAPRSGVVVPWSALTSERGQPAVWIIDPQTKLVALRRVKVALYRTGEVVIADGVKPAELVVTQGGQFLRDGQPVTWENVP